One Myripristis murdjan chromosome 18, fMyrMur1.1, whole genome shotgun sequence DNA window includes the following coding sequences:
- the LOC115377017 gene encoding Fc receptor-like B, which produces MYQQVEFPFLVGHLSKGSADIKVTLSQQRDRMEVAPVCLLLSCLRVSPDSSQLFRYSSLSLTCADPLNSTVWRVKRKTSDGGLKPCSSGWGLASAGSDCTIGNAYPSDSGVYWCESRDGERRSNSVNITVTDGSVILESPVFPVMEGSDVTLRCKTRTTSSSLTADFYKDGFLIGSGSTGEMTIHNVSKSDEGFYKCSISDSGESPESWLAVRGASFERSVRDV; this is translated from the exons ATGTACCAGCAGGTGGAATTTCCCTTTTTGGTGGGCCATCTGAGCAAAGGAAGTGCTGACATCAAAGTGACTCTCAGTCAGCAGCGAGACAGGATGGAGGTCGCACCGGTCTGCCTGCTACTGT CCTGTCTGCGTGTCAGCCCCGACAGCTCTCAGCTCTTCAGGTACAGCTCCCTCTCGCTGACCTGCGCCGACCCGCTCAACTCGACAGTTtggagggtgaagaggaagacTTCAGACGGCGGGCTCAAGCCGTGCTCTTCGGGCTGGGGCCTGGCCTCCGCGGGCTCAGACTGCACCATCGGAAACGCCTACCCATCAGACAGCGGCGTGTACTGGTGTGAGTCCAGAGACGGGGAGAGAAGGAGCAACTCCGTCAACATCACCGTCACCG ATGGCTCTGTGATCCTGGAGAGTCCTGTCTTCCCCGTGATGGAgggaagtgatgtcactctgCGCTGTAAAACCAGGACGACTTCCTCCAGCCTCACAGCTGATTTCTATAAAGATGGCTTCCTCATCGGGAGCGGCTCCACAGGAGAGATGACCATCCACAATGTCTCCAAGTCTGATGAAGGTTTCTACAAGTGCAGCATCTCTGACTCTGGAGAATCACCTGagagctggctggctgtcagagGTGCAA GTTTTGAAAGAAGCGTGAGGGACGTGTAA